ATTCTGATGAACCAACTAGAATCTGCAGGCTTTACACAAGCAGTGTAAATTACCATAACGAACAAGTTCATTTTTGGCGAGACAATCTGAGACACCCTTGTCATCCCTTACAGGATTTCATTGAACAATGGCCTGAAAAGCCAACAAGATACAGGTAACATAAACTTCACTTAATCTATACTTGTTGAAACAAAGGCACAACACTTGGATTTTTTGCTACAGTAATTTTCAATTGCTGCCATCTGATTTTTGTAGCAGTGTCTGGCCCTCCATTGACTTCCATTTTTATCTAATCCGGATCTCGATGTATAACTTTTTGAGTTCGGTCACAAATTGGCTCataaaaaatatgctcaaaattCAAACAATacacctttttttttctttctaaatttGTTTGTTCACTGTTTTGTTCTCAGAGAAATTGTTGGAGCATGTTCAGTTCAGGTGAGGCAGTTGGGTCTGAGGATTTTGGGAATGATCAGTGAAGGGCTGGGACTGGATAATGAATATTTAAGGGGTGACCTTAGCAAAGAGATGTTATTATCAGTTAATCACTACCCACCATGCCCAGAGCCAAGTTTAAGCTTGGGATTACCTAAACACAGTGACCCTAATCTCATCACCATATTGAATCAAGGAGATGTTTATGGGCTTCAGGTCTTCAAGGATGGGCAATGGATTGGGGTTGAGCCTATTCCCAATGCATTTGTGATCAATATAGGCCTCCAGTTACAGGTCTCCTAAAACTTTGCCAATTCAATTGAAATGAATTTTGTGATGTAATTAATGATCATCTGTTGAAAACTTTGAATGGGTCTTATGTGCAGATCATCAGTAATGGGAAGCTGAAGAGTTCAGAACACCGAGTCGTGACGAATTCAACTGATGCTAGAACAACAGCAGCCTTCTTCTTTAATCCTTGTGGAGACAGCATGATAGAACCAGCAAAAGCTTTAACTGATAATGAGAGTCCTCCACTTTATAGAGCTTATCAATACAAGGAGTTTTTTATCAACTATGCTGCTAAAATTGGCAACGCTGAAGCAGTATTGGAGCCCTTCAAGCTTCAGGCCTAATTACTGATGCTATCTATGGTCATAGCTTGTTCTGTAATAAATGGTTAATGACTTTCAACTGCAAAATTAATTCCTTGTTGGAATTGCCTGAGATTTACTTGGCATATGTATCCAGGAAGAAGCTGGTCCAATATTGAATGCCCATAAAAAATTGAAGCAAAGCTCACATGGCTGCCCAAAAGAGATCCTAGACAGGAAGCAAAATCTGAATGGGTTAGGCCATTTTAACAAGAAGCTTGCCCAATACCAATGCCTATAAAAGCTTCTAACACGACATGCTTTTCTTGTCTAACACAGTCCAAAATATTTGCCTGAGCCCAAGATGAAGCTTTGGTTGAGATTCTTTCACCACATTTCTTTTATTATTGAACTACTTAATAAGGCAGCAGCATATTGATTTGcctaatttgaaattatttaaaatataagtggataattatataatcttttaaaaaaaaaattcattctaAATAAATCTTTCAACTATTAAAATAGATTAGGaaatatctttaaatttttaaaaataaattaaacatatTCTTTAGAGACATAAATCAAAtagaacttttaaattttaaaaatatgatgcTACAGTCTTCAATGGTTTGGCAAGCAAGAAGAACAACGCTAAGATATGTTATTGAGTCCTTGTTTATTCTGGCTATTCGACTAGGTTCTTGTTTTAAAGATGAGCATGGTGTTTTCTTCAGCTTTCTAAGTTGATGAATGGTTGGATGCTTTATTTAGCATCCATAACAAAACTCAAATCCATCACCTCAAactctattaaaatttttattttcagattttcattttaaattatctaaattgATGATAAGGCATAatttaaacatattattattattattattattggtgctaaattatatattttctagttaattttatatttttgataatatttttaaaaaaatatgaaaaaaaaaaaagatttggaGAGAAATGACCTAAAATACATACAGAATTGATTTGGCCGAAATAATTTGGACAAATCACCCTTAAGAATGGCCCAAGGAGACTGCAGAAACAAAAAGCTGAAATTTAAGATTTTGATGTGTTAGAAGTGATTTGTTCAAATCACTAGGCAAATCGATTATCACTGAACAGAGAAGGGAAGAACGGTACAGACTCACGACAGAGGCAAGCGATTTGTCCAAATTATCAGCCAAATCGATCATCACAGAGCAGAAAAGTGCAGAATGGTAAGAAGCaccaaaatttgaatttcaagagTTCTATTCCATCTCAAACACACCAAAATACATCtgaaacacatcaaacactttGTAAAAAGAATTCATTCGCTCAAACAAATCTATTTATGAAGAAAACACAATTAAGGAAGGAATCAAAAATCAAGTCAAAAAGGAATTCTATCTCATGAAGAACAGATCTAGAGTTATGCATCTATAAAAAGGGCAGCAAAACAGCAGCAAAGGATCATCAATCAATGATTACAGAGCCTCGGCAACGCCGAATTTACcttcttttcttcattttttttttctctttgtgTTTTCTTTGCAAACTATAAGCGGctaaatacatatttttctagttgaaatttaagaaatttcaatttatttgtaaattaaGAGATTTGAAACTCTagtgttaatcttttatttttcagtatttatgcaacttTATTCTTCATACCATTATTGCCTTGCTGTTAGGATCAATAGGACTCGTTGCTTTTAATTGTAAAGTAATATgttgttagtttgaatattttaaattcgtaattgcttaaattattcaaatacaAGTAATTATTAGTGTAAAAATTAAGAAGTTACATAACCTAACTCAAGTTCACCATGCAGTTGATTAGTTAGAATTAGATCTTTCTATTTCTTAAaacagttaacagttgaaaaagtaaaaaatatcaaGAACTtttcttggcaatttgttagcTAATAGTTGATTAGTGAATATTCTCTAATTAATCTAAATCTAAAGAGATATTTAGTTACGAGGAGTGTTTTCTCCgaccaaaattaatttattgaaacaaataaaagaattaaagatTTCGACAACCGTTATCAATTAACCACaatatttgattattattatttaaataaaatttaaccggtttaatttttcattaataacttttaatttaaaataaaaatacatataaaaaattataaatttatattaaattaattatttctataaataaattaagtaacTCAATGCATAAAATCCAAATTTCACTCTAACTAGTCAAGATattcattttcaaatttaaatttattctattattgTTTGATAAAATCATCCGTTACCGTATCCTAAACAAGTTGATCTAGTTGGGGCCAATAAGATAAGGGTCTGCCACAAGTGGCAATGTATTATTATATGTATGCattataaaaattgagaaataaTATATTAGGTTTTGATATGGAAAGGGGATAGTGGCTTAAACTCATACATTAGAGGCATTTTTTCTTGTCTCTGAAAACAAATCTCAGCCAAAAAGTAATAGAAAGATGAATGCACCTAAATCACACAGACATCCCCACTACCACATTCCTTATCCATCTTCCCAAACCTCAAAATCCTCTCCTCCATGTATGTTTTCAGGATCTAAAATTTTCATTCtgattgatttatttatattttttaattaaatttaaaatgggatttgatttaaatcaATAATGATTAGTTCCAAAGACATGCATCTAATGATGACTTTTGCATCGGATATAGGACGTAAGCTATATTACATCACCACCAACTGAAAAACATGACATAAGATACTCTACACTCTACAGTAGGCCAACTAAAAaacatgtttttctaaaatttttttttcagaatCTAACCTCTAAATGGGTCTATTTATCtgatttacttttatttataagattttttttttaataaaaatcagaAATTGAGAGAATAGAACATAGACTTTCTTATGCAGATACATTTATTATCAGATTAAACgtgcataaattttttttttaaaattataattaattggttgagttagattaaaaaaatctaatggtgaattttttttatgtatataaaattaaaaataaattaaaaggaaatgatgatctgagatccaatagaatagggttttacaagggttttggtattgaaaaataaacttaaactttctggggagggggttccccttttatccatttcgctatgcttgctggtgacgtgtaaaggcctctccatgattgggacacgcgtctctgacatacagattcgggtgtacgagggtatcagccgcctgctccatgcgtaacggcctctgattctcctcgtgcgtacgttcgagcggatctgctaggctgtctgagtatggctctggatactgggctgggccgagaatcgggccggacgctgagcctgagaggagagggcctgctggtcGCAGACTGGGCCGATCTGAGCGGAGAAGCTTggttgagcccggccttgaaggttgaatgagccaggcttgttgtgcatatcaggtgtgtgggcctctacgttatgggcctttggctgtggttAAGCCCCTGAttcggggtgaagaaatccagcggtcatcaattgccccttcaccttctcggtagttattgctcCCACTGCCgaggggtgaatatcaagaaccattatgaccacgcctgttcgtgttcaggtgccttaataacatcctttcatctttctgtcGTTGTGCAGTTTCcgaatcctatctgctctttcccctttctggcttttctccattcttcgtgttctttgctgtctttgctttcctgtcatcattatctggacatgtcctttctttccttttccatgactatcttttaaaattctgacaccgttagcttagagtctagcatAGCTCTGCCCCGTGCTAAGGCCTCAGGCTCCGGGTATATATCAACgctaacttttcttcattctcaaaTCCTCTGCTGGAACAAGAGGTTCTTCCTTTCCGTTTCTCTGTCTGCTTCTTTCCTCCAACGAGATTGTTCTGATTGTTCTGTTTTATCTGCAAATGATccatttgacgccttcttcaaacggaaTGAGGCGAGCTTGAGTTTGTATTGCTTTGTTGCCCCCGAGGTTTGTTTTAATCCTGCTTTTATTATCTTGATGGAGaattgtttctgacttgtctctgttttgaaactttttgcagtacctgagataagaatgggtcagttcaaaattcttgaaaatttgatgttacctctaaggagtttgGACGGTGCTTTGGAGATCCTTCTGGTAGGGCGGCCGATGGGTAGGACTATTCGGCAAGCTGCTGAGACTgttttacccaggtcgtctggctgGCCTCCTCCTCTGTTTGTTGTCCGGGCTCCAAAGAGGTTCTGGGCTGTTGGAGAGTTTGCTCTAACTTTGCCTTCCCTCAAGAGGGAGAAAGAAATTTCTCCGATGCCCCTGTTttcttcttttgatataaatggaagtggcgaGAAAGATCAGCTTATTGTTTCCTTCGGTGTGGGGTGTTTACGTTATGAGGGACTGAGATcagctgcactcagtcaagtctccagcgatttcttcgaatgtATGCTTTGTAATCTTTTCGGTgccgtaactcgaagacttatgtttttcatgtgtggtgcacggccggca
This genomic interval from Manihot esculenta cultivar AM560-2 chromosome 12, M.esculenta_v8, whole genome shotgun sequence contains the following:
- the LOC110627773 gene encoding protein DOWNY MILDEW RESISTANCE 6, which produces MEKLVSSWYNVQSLPENYIFPPETRPGKEIVPICNKIPVVDLEGTDATWKILKAIQEFGFFQVINHGVSERLMNETMSVLKEFFEIDAKDKAKLYSDEPTRICRLYTSSVNYHNEQVHFWRDNLRHPCHPLQDFIEQWPEKPTRYREIVGACSVQVRQLGLRILGMISEGLGLDNEYLRGDLSKEMLLSVNHYPPCPEPSLSLGLPKHSDPNLITILNQGDVYGLQVFKDGQWIGVEPIPNAFVINIGLQLQIISNGKLKSSEHRVVTNSTDARTTAAFFFNPCGDSMIEPAKALTDNESPPLYRAYQYKEFFINYAAKIGNAEAVLEPFKLQA